Proteins found in one Leguminivora glycinivorella isolate SPB_JAAS2020 chromosome 4, LegGlyc_1.1, whole genome shotgun sequence genomic segment:
- the LOC125225290 gene encoding gamma-glutamylcyclotransferase-like: MLKMIAQVKDHFLYFAYGSNLLKKRIRINNPTAEFLGIGRLDDHILDFMKYSDHWRGTSATIVPKPGSTIWGAIWRLHNNDMPALDWQEGVETNWYFPKTVEITTPEGQKVECRTYQQTINPPAREETDEIPEERRPSMTYLNVILKGAAECQLPPDYIANLNKLPHNGQEASPSMIAKLDL; encoded by the exons ATGCTGAAAATGATAGCTCAAGTTAAAgatcattttctgtattttgcaTACGGAAGCAATTTACTGAAAAAACGAATTCGTATCAACAACCCTACAGCAGAATTCCTGGGCATCGGCCGGCTTGAT GATCATATACTTGATTTTATGAAGTATTCGGATCACTGGCGAGGAACTTCAGCTACTATAGTACCTAAACCAGGTTCCACTATATGGGGGGCCATCTGGAGGTTGCATAACAATGATATGCCAGCATTAGACTG GCAAGAAGGTGTAGAAACAAACTGGTATTTTCCTAAAACAGTGGAAATTACTACACCAGAAGGGCAAAAGGTGGAATGCCGTACTTATCAACAGACCATAAACCCGCCAGCCCGAGAGGAGACTGATGAAATACCAGAAGAGCGGAGACCATCTATGACCTACTTAAATGTTATCTTAAAAGGAGCAGCTGAATGTCAACTGCCTCCAGATTATATTGCAAACCTAAATAAGTTACCTCATAATGGACAAGAGGCCTCCCCCAGTATGATTGCAAAATtggatttataa